The sequence GCCAGCATCAGGCGGGGGTCATACGCCTTTCCGCACATGGCATAATTGCCCGCGCCATAGGAGTTACCTATAACAACCGTAAATTTAGGGACGACTGAATTGGCCATTGCGCTAACCATCTTGGCACCATCTTTAATAATGCCACCCTGTTCGGCCCGGCTACCAACCATAAAGCCCGACACGTCCTGCAAAAACACAAGTGGAATCCGTTTCTGGTTACAGTTCATAATAAATCGGGCGGCTTTGTCGGCCGCATCGCCATAAATGACACCGCCCATCTGCATTTCGGTTGGCTGTCCGGTCCGACCTTTGGCCTTCACAACCTTGCGTTGATTGGCGACAATGCCAACGGCCCACCCATCGATTCGGGCATAGCCGCAAATCAGTGACTGACCATAACCCGGTTTATACGCGTCGAAGGCCGAGTTATCCACAAGTCTATCCACAATTTCCTGCATATCGTAGGGTTTTACACGATCGATGGGCAGAATCTCATAAATATTATCCGGATTTTTGGTGGGCGGGACTGGCGCTATACGATCAAAACCAGCAGTTTCGTGATGGCCAATTTTATCGAAGATTCGCTTGATCGCATCCAGACAGCTTTTGTCATCGGGGTATTTGTTATCGACTACGCCAGAGATGTCAGTATGAGTTGTTGCCCCACCAAGGGTTTCGGCATCTACATCTTCCCCAATAGAGGCTTTCACTAGATACGGGCCAGCCAGAAAAATGGAGCCGGTCCCTTCCACAATAAGCGCTTCGTCAGACATAATGGGCAGGTACGCTCCACCAGCTACACAGCTACCCATTATGGCAGCTACCTGTAGAATGCCCATGGCCGAGAGGTGCGCATTGTTGCGGAATGTACGGCCGAAATGTTCTTTATCAGCGAAGACTTCATCCTGCAAGGGGAGGTATACGCCAGCGCTATCGACAAGGTAAATAATCGGCAGATGGTTCTCCATCGCGATTTCCTGTGCCCTGAGGTTCTTTTTGGCCGTAATCGGAAACCAGGCCCCTGCTTTTACAGTGGCATCATTTGCCACGATGACACACTGCCGTCCGGAAACATAACCAATACCGACTACGACACCGCCCGATGGACAGCCACCGTGTTCTGTATACATACCTTCGCCCGTGAACAGCCCAATTTCAACAAAAGGACGATCATCATCGATCAGATAAGCGATGCGTTCACGGGCGGTTAGTTTGCCTTTACGGTGCTGATCGTCAATTTTTTTCTGGCCGCCACCCAGTTGGGTCTGGGCTGTGCGCTGGTTTAGTTCGTCGATGAAGGCTTGCATGGAATAGTCATTTTTGTAGAGACGTAAGCATACCGCTGTGGTCTCACGCGCGAACAGTTTGGAGAATCACACGAAAATTCAGTTCGTAAATGCAAGCATACGAAAATTCTTACTGACTGACGTGTATGCGTTTTAATCCCAATGCGGATACAAGTGACAACATCGGCAGACTGGCAAGCCTGCTTGGCTACTTAGTAGTTGAATCGGCAGGAGTTGGAACGACCGTCGACGTAGTTATTGTCGTGCTACCAGTTGGTGTAGTGATAGCCTTGTCTTTCCGGCCAAAGAGCGAGAAATGCAC comes from Spirosoma aureum and encodes:
- a CDS encoding acyl-CoA carboxylase subunit beta, which translates into the protein MQAFIDELNQRTAQTQLGGGQKKIDDQHRKGKLTARERIAYLIDDDRPFVEIGLFTGEGMYTEHGGCPSGGVVVGIGYVSGRQCVIVANDATVKAGAWFPITAKKNLRAQEIAMENHLPIIYLVDSAGVYLPLQDEVFADKEHFGRTFRNNAHLSAMGILQVAAIMGSCVAGGAYLPIMSDEALIVEGTGSIFLAGPYLVKASIGEDVDAETLGGATTHTDISGVVDNKYPDDKSCLDAIKRIFDKIGHHETAGFDRIAPVPPTKNPDNIYEILPIDRVKPYDMQEIVDRLVDNSAFDAYKPGYGQSLICGYARIDGWAVGIVANQRKVVKAKGRTGQPTEMQMGGVIYGDAADKAARFIMNCNQKRIPLVFLQDVSGFMVGSRAEQGGIIKDGAKMVSAMANSVVPKFTVVIGNSYGAGNYAMCGKAYDPRLMLAWPTAQMAVMSGASAAKTLLQIQVAAQKAKGQPMTPEDEQAQLKKITDQYNAQLSPYYAAARLWVDAVIDPLQTRQILSEGIAAANHAPITKAFSVGVIQT